The following proteins come from a genomic window of Falco rusticolus isolate bFalRus1 chromosome 9, bFalRus1.pri, whole genome shotgun sequence:
- the LOC119153499 gene encoding lipase member K-like, whose protein sequence is MWLALALTSVVHGMVSGRCLFNFPYSKNPEARMNISEMVSFWGYPSEEYDVLTEDGYILQLNRIPYGRKNAGSQDAGYDVWIGNSRGNTWSKRHLVLSPKWEEFWAFSFDEMAKYDLPATINFIEQKTGQKQLYYIGHSQGTTIAFIAFSTMPQLAQKIKMYFALAPVATVIFVQSPFKKLAFFSEYGLKEMFGTKEFLPHTALGELVLSKFCACSKTCKSVLSMLFGFNWSNVNMSRVDVYAAHSPAGTSVQNVIHWLQGVQSGALRAYDGGSMYNSLRYRQVGPPRYDVKNMKVPTAIWSGGVDCLADPRDVALLLPLVKNLVHHKVIPQWNHLDFLLGLDATEVLYQEIVDIMKRHP, encoded by the exons ATGTGGCTGGCTCTAGCTTTGACATCCGTGGTCCATGGGATGGTATCTGGGCGATGCCTCTTTAATTTTCCATATTCTAAGAATCCAGAAGCACGGATGAACATT agtGAAATGGTCTCCTTCTGGGGATACCCCAGTGAGGAGTATGATGTGCTGACAGAAGATGGCTATATCCTTCAGCTAAACAGAATTCCTTATGGGAGAAAAAATGCTGGAAGCCAAG ATGCTGGCTATGACGTTTGGATAGGCAACAGCAGAGGGAACACTTGGTCCAAGCGACATCTGGTCCTGTCTCCCAAATGGGAGGAATTCTGGGCTTTCAG ctttgATGAAATGGCTAAATATGACCTCCCAGCAACTATAAATTTTATTGAAcagaaaacaggacagaagCAGTTATATTATATTGGTCATTCACAAGGAACCACTATAG cttttatagCCTTTTCCACTATGCCTCAGCTGGCTCAGAAAATCAAGATGTACTTTGCTTTAGCACCTGTGGCCACAGTTATATTTGTTCAAAGTCCATTTAAAAAGCTCGCATTCTTTTCTGAGTATGGGCTTAAG GAGATGTTTGGCACCAAAGAGTTCCTACCGCACACTGCCTTGGGTGAGCTGGTCCTTTCCAAATTCTGTGCCTGCTCAAAGACCTGCAAGAGCGTCTTGTCTATGCTCTTTGGATTTAACTGGAGTAACGTAAATATG AGCCGAGTAGATGTGTACGCAGCACACTCCCCAGCAGGGACTTCAGTACAAAATGTAATCCACTGGTTGCAG GGAGTTCAAAGTGGTGCACTGAGAGCATATGATGGTGGGAGCATGTATAACAGTCTTCGCTATAGACAG GTGGGTCCACCACGCTATGACGTGAAGAACATGAAAGTGCCGACGGCCATATGGAGCGGTGGCGTGGACTGCCTGGCTGATCCCCGGGACGttgccctcctgctccccctggTTAAGAACCTGGTCCACCATAAGGTGATTCCCCAGTGGAACCACCTGGATTTCCTGCTGGGGCTTGATGCAACTGAGGTTTTGTACCAGGAAATTGTCGACATAATGAAGAGGCATCCATAA